One window from the genome of Amaranthus tricolor cultivar Red isolate AtriRed21 chromosome 9, ASM2621246v1, whole genome shotgun sequence encodes:
- the LOC130823886 gene encoding ras-related protein RIC2, with translation MSGYRAEDDYDYLFKVVLIGDSGVGKSNLLSRFTRNEFSLESKSTIGVEFATRSLNVDGKVIKAQIWDTAGQERYRAITSAYYRGAVGALLVYDVTRHATFESVERWLKELRDHTDPNIVIMLIGNKSDLRHLVAVPVEDGKTFSVTESLYFMETSALEATNVENAFTEVLTQIYRIVSKKAMEAGEDANGSAVPAGEKIDIGKEVSAVKKGGCCSS, from the exons ATGTCTGGTTACAGAGCAGAAGATGATTATGATTACCTCTTCAAAGTAGTTTTAATCGGAGATTCTGGTGTTGGAAAGTCCAATTTGCTCTCTAGGTTCACTAGAAATGAGTTTAGCCTCGAGTCTAAATCTACAATTGGTGTCGAGTTTGCTACTCGGAGTTTAAATGTTGATGGAAAGGTTATTAAAGCTCAGATTTGGGATACTGCTGGTCAAGAAAG gTATCGGGCTATTACAAGTGCCTATTACCGAGGAGCTGTTGGTGCACTCCTTGTGTACGATGTCACTAGGCACGCCACATTCGAAAGTGTGGAGAGGTGGTTAAAGGAGCTAAGGGATCACACTGATCCCAACATCGTAATTATGCTCATCGGAAACAAATCAGACCTTCGTCACCTTGTTGCAGTTCCAGTTGAAGATGGGAAAACATTCTCTGTAACGGAGTCCCTTTATTTCATGGAGACTTCTGCGCTGGAAGCAACCAATGTGGAGAATGCCTTCACAGAAGTTCTTACTCAAATTTACCGCATTGTCAGCAAGAAGGCTATGGAAGCCGGAGAGGATGCAAATGGTTCAGCCGTTCCTGCCGGTGAGAAAATAGATATTGGCAAAGAAGTGTCTGCAGTGAAGAAAGGTGGCTGCTGCTCTAGTTAA
- the LOC130824036 gene encoding protein FAR1-RELATED SEQUENCE 9 — MNTGSQRSMGGGVHDVLDCLKRMHSENPNFYFAIRGDHDPSIANIFWADAASRINYTYFGDTVVFDTSFRSNGYKVPFATFTGINHHGQPVLFGCSLLLNESEAAYIWLFQTWLHAMSGRTPVSITTEPDGFVQKAVSEVLPNTRLRYCKWGMFRETQNRLGHVYQSHPTFEAEFKKCVNGSETIGEFESRWRMLLEQYHLMNDDWMRSVYDARRQWVPVYMRDTFFGELCAEEYEGRNLCFDGFLTADTTLQVLIKQYEKAAASWHEKELQADEDTSNALPMLKTPSPMEKQAAKFYTRKIFMKFQDELVETMANSATELEESESATSFRVAKFGDGHRSHIVSFNSLETKASCSCQMFEFSGIVCRHVLAVYRAKNVLTLPSEYLLKRWSRNAKGGAILDEHSMQETVNSQQPLTIRYNNLRQQAIKFVEDGAKSIHVYNVAMTALQEAAKKVADMKNQGVGITQGGALANGDHPMASGKPVEEKVKKIQELTAELENTNKRCEVYHANLLAVLKDMEDQKLKLSVKVQNARLSLKE, encoded by the exons ATGAACACGGGCAGTCAAAGGTCGATGGGTGGAGGGGTTCATGATGTATTGGATTGTTTGAAGCGAATGCACTCCGAGAATCCTaacttttattttgcaattCGGGGTGATCATGATCCTTCCATTGCCAATATTTTCTGGGCTGATGCAGCTTCccggattaactatacctatttTGGTGATACTGTCGTTTTTGATACCTCATTCCGTAGTAATGGTTATAAAGTTCCATTTGCAACATTTACCGGAATAAATCATCATGGGCAGCCAGTACTTTTTGGGTGTTCTTTGCTGCTTAATGAATCAGAGGCTGCCTACATTTGGCTGTTCCAAACATGGCTTCATGCAATGTCGGGGAGAACCCCAGTCTCAATCACAACAGAGCCGGATGGGTTTGTGCAGAAGGCGGTATCTGAGGTCTTGCCTAATACACGGCTTCGTTATTGCAAATGGGGCATGTTCAGAGAGACTCAGAACCGTTTGGGTCATGTTTATCAATCACATCCTACATTTGAGGCGGAGTTCAAGAAGTGTGTTAATGGGAGCGAGACAATTGGGGAATTTGAATCTCGATGGAGGATGCTTTTGGAACAGTATCATTTGATGAATGATGATTGGATGCGATCAGTTTATGATGCTCGGCGGCAATGGGTGCCTGTTTATATGCGAGACAcgttttttggtgaattatgtGCCGAAGAATATGAGGGCAGAAACTTGTGCTTCGATGGATTTCTGACTGCTGATACTACCTTGCAAGTTCTGATCAAACAGTATGAAAAAGCCGCTGCTAGTTGGCATGAAAAGGAACTACAAGCTGATGAAGATACGAGTAATGCTTTGCCAATGCTAAAAACCCCTTCACCTATGGAGAAACAGGCTGCTAAATTTTACACCCGGAAAATATTTATGAAGTTCCAAGACGAGCTTGTTGAAACCATGGCTAATTCTGCAACAGAACTTGAGGAGTCAGAAAGTGCCACTTCGTTTCGTGTGGCCAAGTTTGGTGATGGCCATAGATCTCATATTGTCAGCTTTAATTCTTTAGAAACAAAAGCAAGTTGCAGCTGCCAAATGTTTGAATTTTCGGGAATCGTTTGTAGGCACGTACTAGCAGTTTATAGAGCTAAAAATGTCCTTACTCTTCCTTCGGAATACTTATTGAAAAGATGGTCAAGGAATGCCAAAGGTGGGGCTATATTGGATGAGCATTCTATGCAGGAGACAGTTAACTCACAGCAACCCCTGACTATTAGATACAATAACCTTCGACAACAAGCCATAAAATTTGTGGAAGATGGTGCAAAATCTATTCATGTTTATAATGTAGCTATGACCGCTCTGCAAGAAGCCGCAAAGAAGGTTGCTGATATGAAGAACCAAGGTGTTGGAATTACGCAAGGTGGCGCTCTGGCGAATGGTGACCATCCAATGGCATCTGGAAAACCTGTC GAGGAGaaggttaagaaaatacaagaaCTAACAGCTGAGTTGGAAAATACAAATAAACGATGCGAGGTCTATCATGCAAACTTGCTTGCAGTTTTGAAAGATATGGAAGATCAGAAGCTGAAACTCTCTGTTAAAGTTCAGAATGCAAGACTTAGTTTGAAAGAGTAA